The nucleotide window TCCTGGGAGAAGGGctgtgtctttatttttacaaTCCACAGTCTATTTGggaaaagagatttttctttatctctcttcTTATGAATTCTCACTCTTAGAAATCTTGCTACTGGGTACTTACCGAGGTGGTCAGTTTGTGTGCTAAAAGGCACAAGAAGTCAAAAGATCCATTGTCTCTCAAACTCGCTACCCCTTTTCAACTATAAGAATCTTCCTGTGTTCTTACCTTCCACCCCGGCTACATAGGTGTTCTCTTCCTGTTTCACTTTTTCCACACTCTCTGGGTGATTCCCACTGAACTCACAGGAAAATACCTAGGACACAAGACAGAGCTTCTTGTAACGTACTCGGCATTATCTGGGAGGTGGGAAGAGTCCAAGCACAGGAGTGCTAGTGTGAGGTGTGTGGACGCTTCCTGCTCCAGTACCTAGTATTCAGGCTGCTGCCACATTGCACGTCTGCTTTCATGGgtaagaatgaaaaagagaacaGGATGTATATTGAGGGTCTGTTCCTATTTCTACTGGAAGAGGAACAACTACCACTGACGCCTCTCTCTTATACCAGTGTTCCCTTTGACTTTCATGAGGGCTTCTCATTATTCCTGGCTCATGCCATCCTTCACCCACAATCACCTTGCAGATGCCTAAAGAGAAGGTCATGAAGTGAAAGCAGAATTCCAAGTGGAAATTGCTCAGTAAAAGATAAGTGCTTCCATAATCTTCTCACTTTGTGAAAGGATGATCTGGTTATGGTTAGCAGCACTCATCTTCATATGACAAGAATCTCTACATATGGCTCCATAGCAGGTAGGTGGGGGTGAGTCAGGAGGCACATGTAAGTCTGGAAATGGAGGAAAAAGTAATGTAATGAGTTTGTGTCGTGGGATCTCTGCCAAGAGAAATGGACAATCATGAGAACAAATGGCCAGGATTGAGATGGTCCCCAACTATGTTTTCATCGCTCACAAGCCCTGAAACAGGCCATGGATGTGAATTGGGAGTGTTCACACTTAACAATGAAGCATTAAGAAATTTCACTTAATACTTGCAGTTAGATCTTtgctgttgtcattcagtcgctcagtcatgtccgactttttgtaactccatggactacagcacaccagtattccctgtcctttaccatctctgggagtttgctcaaactcctgatTTTTAGAGTTAGATCTTTAGTTCAGGGCAGGGGAGAAAAGGACGGTggattttcttctaagggagGGGCAGTGTTCCAGGCTGGACGTTGATTAGAAGCTACAGGTCTGTCAGTGATGCTGCTTCTGCTCTTACAGAGGGTTATAGCAGAGTTAAAAAAGACCAAAGGCATCCTTTCGTCCTACAGAGCAATCTTCACCTTCTAGGATTGCTTCTCATATGTCAGTGATTCTCTTCCACTTTGCAAAAAAGAGGACTGATGGGTGTTGGCAAGTCAAACCGGCAGAAGAGGGGAGAGCATGTCCGAGGGGGAGCAACTGTGGTGTATTGGTGTCACAGGTAAAGGACCTGAGAGTTCTGATGTAGGCAGTGTTCCTCTCCATCTAGTTCCCTTAGCCAGCAACGATCCTTGGAGAGAAACCGTGCGTGATATACAGAAGATGTATCATCCTTACTGGAATCTGAGGTCCCACACATTACTGTCCGAGCCAACAGCGCCACCATGTGCATCTGAATTGGCTACAGGAGTATTTTGAGACTGcaggaaatgaaacaaataaaaagccaAGGGTCCAGTATCAGAGTTTCAGGGTTAAAAAAGTCATTGATATCTTCTCACTAGAACCTTTAGAGTCTAGCGTAGGACTCCAAGATCTGTAGAAGACTGTATTTGATGTTAGCGTGGGATGAGACTAACAATTATCTGTGAAGTTTAGAATCAAAAGGTAATATCACTGGGTGAATATGGATTAGTGAATGAATAGTGCAGTGTAAATGAAGATCCTATTCAATATTTTAAGTAttcatataatgtaatatataaatataatcaatataatataACATTATACTATGCAATATAAGAGCAAAGCTCTATTTTATTTGCCTCATAACAGTAATAATCTATTATCAGGCAAGTAAGctataaacacaaagaataatcTTGATCAAGATGCAGTAGACAAACTTGAAATATTCTAGACGTACAAGGGCACCTGTAATGTGCCTTACTAATGTATCAGGCTAGAGACACTTCAGACAGAAAGCTGTTACAGATGTTGAATCACTTTAAAATGTCTTCATCCCCATGATGGTATGTCAATACAGAGATCATTGGCTCTAAGGGACTCTGTCTTCCAAATAGTTTTCTAAATGCCTGCTTAACATCTTTGTTCCTTAGGCTATAAATGAATGGGTTCATCATAGATGCTATGACTGAATAGAACACTGAGATCACCTTATACCCCTCATTCATTTTCTTGGAATTTGGACACATATAGGTAAATATTGTTGATCCATAGAAGAAGACAATAACAATGAGATGAGAACCACACGTAGAAAAGACCTTGAGTCTCCTCTCCCCTGCCTGTATCTGAATCACAGTGGAGATAATATTCCAGTAAGAGAAAAGGATAAGGGAGAGAGGACCGAGGAGAATTATCACACCCATGGCAAAGATGGCCAACTCAGCTTTGTAGGTTTCTTCTGAAGCCAACTTCAAGAGCGCAGGAGGCTCACAAAAATAATGATTAACTATGTTCTGGCCATGGTATGAAAGATATAAAGTAAATGTTGTATCTACTAGAAACACAAGTGCTCCACTAGTCCGAGATCCTATGGACAGCTGAACACAAATCCTctgggtcatgagggtggagtagTGAAGGGGCTTGCAGACAGCCACATAGCAGTCATAGGACATCACCGCTAGCAGGGAGGTTTCTGTACACCCTgctactagaaaaaaaatcatctgaattGAGCACCCTGACTTGGAAATGGTCTTTCTTGTTACCAGCAAATGGAATAGCATCTGAGGGACAATTGTTGTAGAGAAAAGGAGATCACTAAATGAcaggtttttaaggaagaaatacatTGGTGTATGCAGTTGAGAGTCAGTATGAATTAACAGTATGATGAGCAGATTCCCAAATACAGTCAGCAGGTAGATGATGAGAAATATCACAAATAGCATGATCTGGGTCTGCTGATCTGAAGAAAGGCCCACCAAGATGAATTCAGTCAGATAGGTTTGGTTTTTTGTGCCCATGGATGTTTATTCCTGTCTACACAATAAGCATCAATAGAGCTATAAAAATCTGACTACATTTGAGCATCAGATCCTGAAAGTAAAGATCTCACTGGAATAAAAAGtgtatctgatttaaaaaaaaattcttataaatatttgacatgaatttctaaaaatttttgacatgaatttctaaaaatttccaCCACCATATTTCTACTGAAGCTGTCTAAAAAGAACACTAACATATTATGTggatttgaaaaattataaagtttTCTGCATTTAATAGAGAACCCaggtttattttttgtagtttACTTTTTAGtcagactttcacttttatttcatcAAGAAGCAgaacaaataattaatttttcctttgtgattCCAAGAGATGCCTTATCATCCTTCCAAGTAGAAAGTAAATTTTATGAGAccattttatatgattttataatCCACAGTCCTGATTATGTTCTAAATTCTTCACTGGATCAGAGAATCAAGATTCAATGGAAGTACTCAAGAGTAAGGCATGATCAGACTTCTGTATGACAGAGGCAGGATAGTGGAGACCAGCCCAGACTTAGGCAGCACCACGCACTTGGGAAATAGGGAGGGCCTTTTGTGGTGACCCAATGCAGCCACAACAGCTGGCTGCAGAGTTGCAGTGTCTTATCTGGCATAACCATGTTTGAGCTCCTTCATGCTGCAGATGTATCAGAAGTCCAATCAGTCAGAGACGTGCATCAGGCACTGGTTCAATGCTCTGCCGCCAGGCAGGAAACACTACTCAAAGTCTATAGCTTTACCTCAGGAATAAGCAAGGAATAACCTGCTGAATCCAAGCTCCTGGGGAAAGAGTTTAGAAAGAGTTAGGGAAGGTAGTAGGGTCATGGGCAAATGGCTAGGAATCAGGGCTGGAGTCTGATATTTCAGGGAAAGGCTGAAGTACTAGTCCTAGAACTGCATTTACAATGAAGGGGATGTCAGAGCAGAAAGTCAGCTACCTGGCAGGGACAtcttgggatggggtggggggtggagtggggggagATGGAGTCGAAGACTGCCAATATACaagggtttgttttctttttttttttttttttttttaattttattttatttttaaactttacataattgtatcaagggtttgttttcaaaaataaaaccacacatcTAACTGGCAGTATAGGACAAATGTGGCCTGATGAGTTGTGACTGGACCACCTGCTCATGAACTGCTAAGCAGGACTCAAAGACCACATGGTTACAGTGAGGTTTCTATTCATAAATATCTATCCAGATGGAAATGCAATGGATCAAACCTGAACCAACTGTATAATATATTGGCCTTGAGGGACCAGGAAGGCAGAGTCAGGAAATAATTTGAGGAATtgataaaacaaaatgagaaatatctTTTCCATTGATACAATGTAAAGGGAATACACAAGAGAATCATTGATAAACTGCCACCTCAGTAGCCAAAATAATCCACTACTGATTTCATTTCCCAATGATTTCTGATAAGCCCATTTTTTTCACTGCTTCATCATTGTAAATTTACTTGTAATGAACTGTGCATATTTCatgtgtacaatttgatgagttttgatatatgtatataatgacatgcttttttaaagttctcattaATTTATACATAATTATTTGTTTACACACCTGTCACCCAGGCTAGGTTTTATGTTTCTTCAGTGTAAAAGTCCTATCTGAAtccatattgagtgcatcacccAGTATATAGTAAATTTTTAGGAAATTCACTGACTGAATTAGTATATGAATGACTGAATACATGAGAAACGAATAGATTCCTCTCATACTCACAGGCACTGTCACAAACCTGCACTCAAACACTCCTAAGCTAATAATGCTTTTAAAAGCATAGCATGAAATTTGGAAGACACAGATGATGCGGGTCCAGCTTCATGGTATCTTTGGGCTGGGGAGATCCTGTGACCACGAAGAGGGAGTAACACTAGGTGTGACCACCTGGAACACTGGTATAAGAGAGAGGCGTCAGTGGTAGTTGTTCCTCTTCCAGTAGAAATAGGAACAGACCCTCAATATACATCCTGTTGATGTTGTCCTGTTGGGGACTGTGGTGGGAGCTGGGCTGGACATACATAAACATGGCAGCTCCATAGTACATTCCCACCACAGTCAGATGAGAAGAACACGTGAAGAGGGCTTTCTGCCTTCCCTCTCCTGAGGACATGTGGAGGACAGCAGCTAGGACAAACGTATAGGAGGCAAGAATAGCAGCAAGGGAAGGCATGAGAAAGATGGAACCTGACACATACACCATGAACTCATATCTGGAGGTATCTGCACAGGCCAATTTCATCAAGGGTGGGATCTCACAGAAGAGGTGCCTGATTTCCCGGGTCatgcagaaaagaaaatgcatggTATATGAAGTGTGCATCACAGAATTCAGGAATGCCAGGGTCCAAGGGGTGGCCATCATGAGCCAGCAGACCCTTGGGCTCATGAGGACCATGTAGTTCAGAGGATTACAAATGGCCACATACCTGTCATAGGCCATGAAGGCCAGTAAGAGGCCCTCTGCACCACCCAGGGTCAGTACTAGGAACATCTGAAGGGCACAGCCCTCAAAGGAGATGGCATTCTTTCCACGCAGATAATCCACAAGCATTTTAGGAATAACTACAGATGTAAGCATCAAATCCATGAGAGAAAGCTGGCTGAGCAGGAGGTACATGGGCACATGGAGCCGGGCATCCATTGTGATGACCATGAACAGCAGGCCATTGCTGGTGAGGGCCAGTGTATACAGGACTGAGATTGTAATGCAGAGCAGTCTGGGAGACCCACTGTCAGTCAGAATCCCCACCAAGACGAAACCACTTTCCAAGGTGGAGTTATAGAGCtccattctgtgttttttttgttgttgttgttatctgAAATTATGAAAAATCAGATAAGGTAGTTCTGATGTGGTCACTGTGGACTCCTTGCCTTTACAATGTTACAGCCCTTGATTGAAAgaaattagttgctcagtttaTCATACCATGTTTTAGTCTTTCATCCATAAATTAAATCACCAAGTATGTACTGATAAcatattgggtttttttttttaacatattgttaaaatagcacatttctttcccatttctgaTGTTTCCTTCAATATTAGGCAAGTTCCATTTGGGCAGTAATTCTGCATTTGCTCTGCTTCACCATCCCACTTCTTTCTCTTGAGAAACAGGAGCAACTTAACCAATGGGAAACATTAAAGGGAAAATCTAAGCATATAGACATATGGTGTgcactaagtcgtttcagtcgtgttcaactctgcgaccccatggactgtagcccaccaggctcctctgtccaagggattctccaagcaagaatactggagtgggttgctgtaccctcctccagggcatcttcccgacccaatgatcgaacccatgtctctttacatctcctgcactggcaggtaggttctttaccactaacaccacctgggaagcccagacatatGGTATCCagcttctttttccttcccttcttttcaggAGATGCAGCATCTTTGAGAAGGCCTAACACATATTTCCCTCTATCCCACCCAGGTTGTGAAGCAACTGAGACAGGAGATATTTGTTCAGCCAAAACATGACCCTATTTTTCATCAAGTAGAAATTACGGGATGTAATTTCTGTGTCAGTGGATAATGGACTTCCTAAACCAACCTCAAAATGAACATAATTACCTTTGCAGTCACAAGCAAAGCAGGACCAGGGCAGTACTTCCCACTGAAGAAGGACTGGTGGAACAGGAGAACAAGAGATACAAGTACTGGTCATTGTATCttctaagaaaaagagagaattttattCTGGTTCATTCTCCAATTAGATTAACTTCCTCCCTGAAActtgagaagaaaggagagagtagAGACTAAGGAttaacgttcagttcagttcagccgctcagtcatgtccaactctttgcgaccccatgaatcgcagcacgccaggcctccctgtccatcaccaactccctgagtccacccaaacccatgttaccttgatgtaaaagaaaattttggaagagagaaagaacCATTCCCTCTTgtgcctattatgtgccaggcactgtgctagctCCCATGCATGCAGGGAAGTACGTAGTATatgaaataccagaccacattcAGTTACACTCATGAGGAGCATTGAAAGGTAGGTGGAGAattccctggctgcccagtggttgggactccctGCTCTCACTACtcagagcctgggttcaatctttggtcagggaactaagttcccacaagctgcatggcatagccaataaataaataaaatagatgtaaCTATAAATTGTGAAAAGCtgcctaaaggaaaaaaaaacgaACAGTGGTTCTCATGTAGTTTGGTAGTTCAAGAAAGCCTTCTGAGTCTGTGAATTTTAAGCTCAGTTTTGAAAGACAAATGTAAATTACCCAACTGAAGAGGGATGAAGAGCTACCTGAGCAATGGACATAAAATATGCAGAATATTTGAAATAGGAGAGAGCTTGTAATTTCTAAGAAGCTGAAGGAAGACTGGTGAGGATGGTACTGAATGAGAGACACTTGGAGAGATAAACATGTTCCAAGTTATGTTTGGCCTTTCAGGGAATATGGACTACTGTTGTTATTTGttaactaagtcatgtctgtctcttttgtgaccccatggactgtagcctgccaggctcctctgtccatgggatttcctaggcaagaatactgaggtgggttgctatttccttctccaggagatctttctgacccacggatcgaacccacctctcctgcattgcaggccaattctttac belongs to Bos indicus x Bos taurus breed Angus x Brahman F1 hybrid chromosome 15, Bos_hybrid_MaternalHap_v2.0, whole genome shotgun sequence and includes:
- the LOC113905024 gene encoding olfactory receptor 2AG1-like, which translates into the protein MELYNSTLESGFVLVGILTDSGSPRLLCITISVLYTLALTSNGLLFMVITMDARLHVPMYLLLSQLSLMDLMLTSVVIPKMLVDYLRGKNAISFEGCALQMFLVLTLGGAEGLLLAFMAYDRYVAICNPLNYMVLMSPRVCWLMMATPWTLAFLNSVMHTSYTMHFLFCMTREIRHLFCEIPPLMKLACADTSRYEFMVYVSGSIFLMPSLAAILASYTFVLAAVLHMSSGEGRQKALFTCSSHLTVVGMYYGAAMFMYVQPSSHHSPQQDNINRMYIEVFYSVIASMMNPFIYSLRNKDVKQAFRKLFGRQSPLEPMISPIQMHMVALLARTVMCGTSDSSKDDTSSVYHARFLSKDRCWLRELDGEEHCLHQNSQVFSCEFSGNHPESVEKVKQEENTYVAGVEGMGTYLINFNFIIVGVEN